TAATTTTTCACGTTAATTTTACGTAAAAATAACATTGAAACATTTTTATAACACTTGCAGGAGGGAGGGTTATGATGATGATAAATAACAATAAACAGGGCGCTGAAATGAAAAAAAAGCCGCCCTGAGGTTCAGGGTGGCCATTATTTAAGTGATTGTTTTAAAGCGGATTAACGGGAATTTTTAAGGCTGTCACAAAACCGCAATTCTCCCTACGGTGCCTTCAGAGCTCGTTCAGATTATCGAGCACCTTCGCCAGCGACAGGTTCATTTTTTCCATCTGGGCGGCGGTCATGCCCTTAAAACCCTTCTCAAAAACTTTGCTGGTAAGACGGTGCGCCTCGGCCACTTTTTCACGCCCGGCATCGGTCAGCATCACCTCGGTGACCCTGGCGTCCTGGACGCTGCTGGCGGTGGTCACCAGGCCGTCATCCCGTAGGCGACCGACGATTTTGGTCACGGTCGGCATCTTGGTCATCGCATATTCGGAGATCTGCGAGATGCTGGCCTTACCGTACTGCTCGGTAATCATCAGCACCCGAAAGCGGGAAACATCGAGCTGCACCTTTTTCAGTGTGATTTCCATCACTTGCGTGTAACGCGCATAGACATTAACGATCCAGTAGAACGGGAACTCTTCGCGATGAAAAGAGGAGCCGCTGTCTGACGATGTAGTGGTTT
This Leclercia sp. S52 DNA region includes the following protein-coding sequences:
- a CDS encoding MarR family winged helix-turn-helix transcriptional regulator is translated as MSQTTTSSDSGSSFHREEFPFYWIVNVYARYTQVMEITLKKVQLDVSRFRVLMITEQYGKASISQISEYAMTKMPTVTKIVGRLRDDGLVTTASSVQDARVTEVMLTDAGREKVAEAHRLTSKVFEKGFKGMTAAQMEKMNLSLAKVLDNLNEL